Proteins encoded within one genomic window of Jiangella mangrovi:
- the dop gene encoding depupylase/deamidase Dop yields the protein MSARRIMGIETEYGISVPSNPAANSMLASSQVVNGYAAQRAHARRARWDFEEENPLRDARGFELSRGGADPSQLTDEEIGLANLILTNGARLYVDHAHPEYSSPEVTSPRDAVIWDKAGEAIMGVAATWAGRLPGAQPIQLYKNNTDNKGASYGCHENYLMNRSTPFADIVRHLIPFFVSRQVVTGAGRVGIGQDGSGHGFQISQRADYFEVEVGLETTLKRPIINTRDEPHADPERYRRLHVIIGDANLSEISTYLKLGTTALVLAMIEDGFLGGDLAVSRPVGALHEISHDPTLAHQVELADGRKLTAVQLQTEYAEQARKFVEDRYGADVDPVTADVLARWEATLHALATDPMSLSDQLDWVAKLSLLQQYRDRDGMDWSHPKLHLIDLQYADIRPERGLYRRLVAKGRMQRVVTDQQIDDAVHLPPEDTRAYFRGRCLDKYAESIAAASWDSVIFDLPGREALQRVPTLDPTRGTKAHVGDLLDQCDTAGDLVGRLTSR from the coding sequence ATGAGTGCCCGGCGCATCATGGGAATCGAGACCGAATACGGCATCTCGGTGCCCAGCAACCCTGCCGCCAACTCCATGTTGGCGTCGTCGCAGGTGGTCAACGGCTACGCCGCGCAGCGTGCGCACGCGCGCCGGGCCCGCTGGGACTTCGAAGAGGAGAACCCGCTGCGCGACGCCCGCGGGTTCGAGCTCTCGCGTGGGGGAGCCGACCCCAGCCAGCTCACCGACGAGGAGATCGGGCTGGCCAACCTCATCCTCACCAACGGCGCCCGGCTCTACGTCGACCACGCGCACCCGGAGTACTCCTCGCCCGAGGTCACGTCGCCGCGCGACGCCGTCATCTGGGACAAGGCCGGCGAGGCCATCATGGGCGTCGCGGCCACCTGGGCCGGCCGGCTGCCCGGCGCGCAGCCCATCCAGCTGTACAAGAACAACACCGACAACAAGGGCGCGTCGTACGGCTGCCACGAGAACTACCTGATGAACCGCAGCACGCCGTTCGCCGACATCGTCCGCCACCTCATCCCGTTCTTCGTGTCGCGCCAGGTCGTGACGGGCGCGGGGCGGGTCGGCATCGGCCAGGACGGCAGCGGCCACGGATTCCAGATCTCGCAGCGCGCCGACTACTTCGAGGTCGAGGTCGGCCTCGAGACCACCCTCAAGCGCCCCATCATCAACACCCGCGACGAGCCGCACGCCGACCCCGAGCGGTACCGCCGGCTCCACGTCATCATCGGCGACGCCAACCTGTCCGAGATCTCGACGTACCTCAAGCTCGGCACGACGGCGCTCGTACTGGCCATGATCGAGGACGGCTTCCTCGGCGGTGACCTCGCGGTGTCGCGGCCCGTGGGCGCCCTGCACGAGATCTCGCACGACCCCACGCTCGCGCACCAGGTCGAGCTCGCCGACGGCCGCAAGCTGACCGCCGTCCAGCTCCAGACCGAGTACGCCGAGCAGGCCCGCAAGTTCGTCGAGGACCGCTACGGCGCCGACGTCGACCCCGTCACGGCCGACGTCCTGGCCCGCTGGGAGGCCACGCTGCACGCGCTGGCCACCGACCCCATGTCGCTGTCCGACCAGCTCGACTGGGTGGCCAAGCTGTCGCTGCTGCAGCAGTACCGCGACCGCGACGGCATGGACTGGTCGCACCCGAAGCTGCACCTCATCGACCTGCAGTACGCAGACATCCGGCCCGAGCGCGGCCTCTATCGACGCCTCGTCGCCAAGGGCCGCATGCAGCGCGTCGTCACCGACCAGCAGATCGACGACGCCGTCCACCTGCCGCCCGAGGACACCCGGGCCTACTTCCGCGGCCGGTGCCTGGACAAGTACGCCGAGTCCATCGCGGCCGCCTCGTGGGACTCCGTGATCTTCGACCTGCCCGGGCGCGAGGCGCTGCAGCGGGTTCCGACGCTCGACCCCACCCGCGGCACCAAGGCGCACGTCGGCGACCTCCTCGACCAGTGCGACACCGCGGGCGACCTCGTCGGACGCCTCACCTCCCGCTGA
- a CDS encoding tRNA (adenine-N1)-methyltransferase, whose product MSATESSRRTGPFRVGDQVQLTDPKGRHHTITLQEGKEFHTHRGSFTHDQLIGQPEGSVVVSTGSTAYLALRPLLSDYVLSMPRGAAVVYPKDAGQIVAMADIFGGARVVEAGVGSGALTMSLLRAVGEHGTVHSYERRADFAKIAAENVERFFGGAHPAWRLTVGDLVTELDDTEADRVVLDMLAPWECVDAAGRVLVPGGVLCCYVATTTQLSRTVETIRESTLFTEPVSWESMVRTWHVEGLAVRPDHRMIGHTGFLVTARRMAPGVTAPPRRRRPAPGASGEATADTGGDAGRDAGGTEGGAGELG is encoded by the coding sequence ATGTCCGCGACCGAATCGTCTCGCCGCACCGGGCCCTTCCGGGTCGGCGACCAAGTGCAGCTGACCGATCCCAAGGGGCGTCACCACACCATCACGCTCCAGGAGGGCAAGGAGTTCCACACCCACAGGGGATCGTTCACCCACGACCAGCTCATCGGCCAGCCCGAGGGGTCGGTCGTCGTCTCCACCGGGTCGACGGCGTATCTCGCGCTGCGGCCGCTGCTGTCGGACTATGTGCTGTCCATGCCGCGCGGCGCGGCGGTCGTGTACCCGAAGGACGCAGGCCAGATCGTGGCCATGGCCGACATCTTCGGCGGCGCCCGCGTGGTCGAGGCCGGCGTGGGTTCGGGCGCGCTGACGATGTCGCTGCTGCGGGCCGTCGGCGAGCACGGGACGGTGCACTCCTACGAGCGCCGCGCCGACTTCGCGAAGATCGCGGCCGAGAACGTCGAACGGTTCTTCGGCGGCGCCCACCCGGCCTGGCGGCTCACCGTCGGCGACCTCGTCACCGAGCTCGACGACACCGAGGCCGACCGCGTCGTGCTCGACATGCTGGCGCCCTGGGAGTGCGTCGACGCCGCGGGCAGGGTGCTGGTGCCCGGCGGGGTGCTGTGCTGCTACGTCGCCACCACCACCCAACTGTCGCGCACCGTCGAGACCATCCGCGAGAGCACCCTCTTCACCGAGCCGGTGTCCTGGGAGTCCATGGTCAGAACGTGGCACGTCGAGGGCCTCGCGGTGCGCCCCGACCACCGCATGATCGGCCACACCGGCTTCCTGGTCACGGCGCGCCGCATGGCCCCCGGCGTCACCGCACCGCCCCGCCGGCGCCGTCCCGCGCCCGGCGCATCCGGTGAGGCAACTGCCGACACCGGCGGCGACGCAGGTCGCGACGCAGGTGGAACCGAGGGTGGCGCGGGGGAGTTGGGGTAA
- the prcA gene encoding proteasome subunit alpha, with protein sequence MQFGYVSPEQIMKDRADYARKGIARGRSVIVIQYAGGILFAAESPSPSLHKISEIYDRIAFAAVGKYNEFENLRQAGVRLADLRGYSYDRVDVSGRALANVYAQTLGTIFTQDPKPYEVELVVAEVGQTLETDQIYRITYDGSVAADSGYSVMGGAAEQVGRYVAEHFTPGSSLEGSLRLAVDALGRDTDEPRQLAPSSLEVAVLDRERPRRTFRRLSGPVLDSLLDRGGSETSAQAGSEDSGD encoded by the coding sequence ATGCAGTTCGGATACGTCTCGCCCGAGCAGATCATGAAGGACCGGGCCGACTACGCCCGCAAGGGCATCGCCCGGGGCCGTTCGGTCATCGTGATCCAGTACGCGGGCGGCATCCTGTTCGCCGCCGAGAGCCCGTCCCCGTCGCTGCACAAGATCAGCGAGATCTACGACCGCATCGCGTTCGCCGCGGTCGGCAAGTACAACGAGTTCGAGAACCTCCGCCAGGCCGGCGTGCGGCTGGCCGACCTGCGCGGATACTCCTACGACCGCGTCGACGTGTCCGGGCGGGCGCTGGCCAACGTCTACGCGCAGACCCTGGGCACCATCTTCACCCAGGACCCGAAGCCGTACGAGGTCGAGCTGGTCGTCGCCGAGGTCGGCCAGACACTCGAGACCGACCAGATCTACCGCATCACCTACGACGGCTCGGTGGCCGCCGACAGCGGTTACTCCGTCATGGGCGGCGCCGCCGAGCAGGTCGGGCGCTACGTCGCCGAGCACTTCACGCCGGGCTCGTCGCTCGAGGGCTCGCTGCGCCTGGCGGTCGACGCCCTGGGCCGCGACACCGACGAGCCGCGGCAGCTGGCGCCGTCGTCGCTCGAGGTCGCGGTGCTCGATCGCGAGCGGCCGCGGCGCACGTTCCGGCGGCTCAGCGGCCCGGTCCTGGACTCGTTGCTCGACCGTGGCGGTTCCGAGACCTCCGCACAGGCCGGTTCCGAGGACTCGGGCGACTAG
- the prcB gene encoding proteasome subunit beta, translated as MDVSRIGSLPAEFLNPGTSSFTEFLRQHSPELLPGNRVPAGDLGGLTPHATTLVATTFPGGVVMAGDRRATMGNMIAQRDIQKVFQADEYSAVGMAGAAGLGLELIRLFQLELEHYEKIEGTVLSLEGKANRLSHMIRGNLGMAMQGLAVVPLFAGYDQGSGQGRIFSYDVTGGRYEEHQFFSVGSGSVFARGALKKLYRDDLAVDDAIAITVQALYDAADDDSATGGPDLQRHIYPIVAVVDEAGFRQRDEQAVAQIVEEVVAGRNVRPDGPIAPVR; from the coding sequence GTGGATGTGTCGCGCATCGGCAGCCTGCCGGCGGAGTTCCTGAACCCGGGGACGTCGTCGTTCACCGAGTTCCTGCGGCAGCACTCGCCCGAGCTGCTGCCGGGGAACCGCGTGCCGGCCGGCGACCTCGGCGGGCTGACGCCGCACGCCACCACGCTGGTGGCCACGACGTTCCCGGGCGGCGTGGTCATGGCCGGCGACCGGCGGGCCACCATGGGCAACATGATCGCCCAGCGCGACATCCAGAAGGTCTTCCAGGCCGACGAGTACTCCGCGGTCGGCATGGCCGGCGCGGCCGGCCTGGGCCTCGAGCTCATCCGGTTGTTCCAGCTCGAGTTGGAACATTACGAGAAGATCGAGGGCACCGTGCTCTCGCTCGAGGGCAAGGCCAACCGGCTCTCGCACATGATCCGCGGCAACCTCGGCATGGCCATGCAGGGGCTGGCCGTGGTGCCGCTCTTCGCCGGCTACGACCAGGGCTCCGGCCAGGGCCGCATCTTCTCCTACGACGTCACCGGCGGCCGGTACGAGGAGCACCAGTTCTTCTCGGTCGGCTCCGGCTCGGTGTTCGCCCGCGGTGCGCTGAAGAAGCTGTACCGCGACGACCTCGCGGTCGACGACGCCATCGCCATCACGGTGCAGGCGCTGTACGACGCCGCCGACGACGACTCCGCGACCGGCGGTCCCGACCTGCAGCGGCACATCTACCCCATCGTGGCGGTGGTCGACGAGGCCGGCTTCCGGCAGCGCGACGAGCAGGCGGTCGCCCAGATCGTCGAAGAGGTCGTCGCCGGCCGCAACGTCCGGCCCGACGGCCCCATCGCGCCGGTGCGCTGA
- a CDS encoding GNAT family N-acetyltransferase, which produces MAELRVEPLTEALWPAFEELMADSGGPAARCWCMAWRLGPEYRKRPPSANHDDFRAVVAAGPPPGLLALSGDTAVGWCQLTPRDAVPALDRPWRLRRVDDVPVWAITCFYVRKTHRRRGVTSALVEAAVDHARAAGAPAVEAYPLDGTVSPSSTSTGYAPTFLRAGFTEVARRSPERPVLRLVLA; this is translated from the coding sequence GTGGCCGAGCTGCGGGTCGAGCCGCTGACCGAGGCGCTGTGGCCGGCGTTCGAGGAGCTCATGGCCGACAGCGGGGGACCGGCGGCGCGTTGCTGGTGCATGGCGTGGCGCCTCGGCCCGGAGTACCGGAAGCGGCCGCCGTCGGCGAACCACGACGATTTCCGGGCGGTGGTGGCGGCCGGTCCGCCGCCCGGGCTGCTGGCCCTGTCCGGGGACACCGCGGTCGGCTGGTGCCAGCTGACGCCCCGCGACGCCGTCCCGGCGCTCGACCGGCCCTGGCGGCTGCGGCGGGTCGACGACGTCCCCGTCTGGGCGATCACCTGCTTCTACGTCCGCAAGACCCACCGCAGGCGCGGCGTCACGTCGGCGCTGGTCGAGGCCGCCGTCGACCATGCTCGCGCGGCCGGGGCGCCCGCCGTCGAGGCCTACCCTCTGGACGGCACCGTGTCGCCGTCGTCGACCAGCACCGGATACGCACCGACGTTCCTGCGGGCCGGGTTCACCGAGGTCGCGCGGCGCTCGCCCGAGCGGCCGGTCCTGCGACTGGTGCTCGCCTGA
- a CDS encoding FKBP-type peptidyl-prolyl cis-trans isomerase gives MRRRQALAALIVSSALALSACGGDDGDGDSTASTELGVEVSGAPGEKPTLTIPDEDPPESLEIEVLDEGDGREVGENDVVVANYLGQTWAPRPPAAEAPVEPPAEGEAPPEGEQPVEPPAETPAETPAEGETPAEGDVGGASTPDDEASADATDDSGSGEDSGDAEPYVFDNSYDRGAAASFSLNQVIEGWKEGLTGQAVGSRVLLSIPPDQGYGAQEGHDLQNDTLVFVVEIVDSIDPAAHASGEAVTDLPEGLPTVTDGEEGAAPTIDFAEATPPETSDSTLVITGEGDEVGANLVVNMVQASYPDGAEVITTWDEGQAPLTLAAEQLAGIPGLADALTGATVGSRVVSRISAADNAAPDGTEGTPLVLVIDVIGSY, from the coding sequence GTGCGCAGAAGACAGGCTCTGGCCGCTCTGATCGTGTCGTCCGCACTGGCGCTCTCCGCCTGCGGTGGCGACGACGGCGACGGCGACTCCACCGCGTCGACCGAGCTGGGCGTCGAGGTCTCCGGCGCGCCGGGCGAGAAGCCGACGCTCACCATCCCCGACGAGGACCCGCCCGAGAGCCTCGAGATCGAGGTCCTCGACGAGGGCGACGGGCGCGAGGTCGGCGAGAACGACGTCGTCGTGGCGAACTACCTGGGTCAGACCTGGGCTCCGCGGCCCCCCGCCGCCGAGGCCCCCGTCGAGCCGCCGGCCGAGGGCGAGGCGCCCCCGGAGGGCGAGCAGCCCGTCGAGCCGCCGGCCGAGACGCCCGCCGAGACGCCCGCTGAGGGCGAGACGCCGGCCGAGGGCGATGTCGGCGGTGCCAGCACGCCCGACGACGAGGCCAGCGCCGACGCCACGGACGACTCCGGCTCCGGCGAGGACTCCGGCGACGCCGAGCCCTACGTCTTCGACAACTCCTACGACCGTGGCGCGGCGGCCAGCTTCTCGCTGAACCAGGTCATCGAGGGCTGGAAGGAAGGCCTCACGGGCCAGGCCGTCGGCTCGCGCGTCCTGCTGTCGATCCCGCCGGACCAGGGCTACGGGGCTCAGGAGGGCCACGACCTGCAGAACGACACGCTGGTCTTCGTGGTCGAGATCGTCGACTCCATCGACCCCGCCGCGCACGCGTCCGGCGAGGCCGTCACCGACCTGCCCGAGGGCCTGCCCACCGTCACCGACGGCGAGGAGGGCGCCGCCCCGACCATCGACTTCGCCGAGGCCACGCCGCCGGAGACGTCCGACTCCACGCTGGTCATCACCGGCGAGGGCGACGAGGTCGGCGCCAACCTGGTGGTCAACATGGTCCAGGCGTCCTACCCGGACGGCGCCGAGGTCATCACCACCTGGGACGAGGGCCAGGCGCCCCTGACGCTGGCCGCGGAGCAGCTGGCCGGCATCCCCGGCCTGGCCGACGCGCTCACCGGCGCCACCGTGGGCAGCCGTGTCGTCAGCCGCATCTCGGCCGCCGACAACGCCGCCCCCGACGGCACCGAGGGCACCCCGCTCGTGCTGGTCATCGACGTCATTGGGA
- a CDS encoding ubiquitin-like protein Pup, with translation MARETTGGHKQPRKNEDVEDTAATESSEELKERQDKIDDDVDSILDEIDEVLEENAEDFVRSFVQKGGE, from the coding sequence ATGGCGCGTGAGACAACCGGCGGTCACAAGCAGCCGCGGAAGAACGAGGACGTCGAGGACACCGCGGCGACCGAGTCGAGCGAAGAGCTCAAGGAGCGGCAGGACAAGATCGACGACGACGTCGACTCCATTCTCGATGAGATCGACGAGGTGCTGGAGGAGAACGCCGAGGACTTCGTCCGGTCGTTCGTGCAGAAGGGTGGAGAGTAA
- the arc gene encoding proteasome ATPase: MASYDDGFDHGRRGSGREPSDMAGEVAFLEARLASVNAQNERLAATLREARDQIVALKEEIDRLAQPPSGFGTFLSKYDDGTVDVFTGGRKLRVAVSPDVELDGLRPGQEVMLNEALNVVRALEYEQVGEVVMLKELLADGDRALVIGHTDEERVVRIASPLLDSGMRVGDSLLLEPRAGFVYERVPKSEVEELILEEVPDIDYSDIGGLSRQIDQIRDAVELPFLHADLFREHELRPPKGVLLYGPPGCGKTLIAKAVANSLAKQIAKLKGMSEHKSYFLNIKGPELLNKYVGETERHIRLVFQRAREKASEGTPVIVFFDEMDSLFRTRGSGVSSDVENTIVPQLLSEIDGVESLENVIVIGASNREDMIDPAILRPGRLDVKIKIERPDAEAARDIFSKYLTTTLPLHADDLAEHGGDPAATTSAMIQRSVEKMYSESEENRFLEVTYANGDKEVLYFRDFNSGAMIQNIVDRAKKMAIKDLLDSGSKGLRVQHLLTACFDEFKENEDLPNTTNPDDWARISGKKGERIVYIRTLISGKQGNEAGRSIDTVANTGQYL, translated from the coding sequence ATGGCGTCGTACGACGATGGCTTCGATCACGGCCGTCGCGGGTCCGGGCGCGAGCCGTCCGACATGGCCGGCGAGGTGGCCTTCCTCGAAGCCCGACTGGCATCGGTGAACGCCCAGAACGAGCGGCTGGCAGCCACCCTCCGCGAGGCGCGCGACCAGATCGTCGCGCTGAAGGAGGAGATCGACCGGCTGGCCCAGCCACCGTCCGGTTTCGGCACGTTCCTCTCCAAGTACGACGACGGCACGGTCGACGTCTTCACCGGCGGCCGCAAGCTCCGGGTCGCGGTGAGCCCCGACGTGGAGCTCGACGGGCTCCGGCCGGGGCAGGAGGTCATGCTCAACGAGGCGCTCAACGTGGTGCGGGCGCTCGAGTACGAGCAGGTCGGCGAGGTCGTCATGCTCAAGGAGCTGCTCGCCGACGGCGACCGCGCCCTGGTCATCGGCCACACCGACGAAGAGCGCGTGGTGCGCATCGCCTCGCCGCTGCTCGACTCCGGCATGCGGGTAGGCGACTCCCTGCTGCTCGAGCCGCGCGCCGGGTTCGTCTACGAGCGCGTCCCGAAGTCCGAGGTCGAGGAGCTCATCCTCGAAGAGGTCCCGGACATCGACTACTCCGACATCGGCGGGCTGTCGCGGCAGATCGACCAGATCCGCGACGCCGTCGAGCTGCCGTTCCTGCACGCCGACCTGTTCCGCGAGCACGAGCTGCGCCCGCCCAAGGGCGTCCTGCTCTACGGCCCGCCCGGGTGCGGCAAGACGCTGATCGCCAAGGCCGTCGCCAACTCGCTGGCCAAGCAGATCGCGAAGCTCAAGGGGATGTCCGAGCACAAGTCGTACTTCCTCAACATCAAGGGCCCCGAGCTGCTGAACAAGTACGTCGGCGAGACCGAGCGGCACATCCGCCTGGTCTTCCAGCGGGCGCGAGAGAAGGCCAGCGAGGGCACGCCGGTCATCGTGTTCTTCGACGAGATGGACTCCCTGTTCCGCACCCGCGGCTCGGGCGTCTCGTCGGACGTCGAGAACACCATCGTCCCGCAGCTGCTGAGCGAGATCGACGGTGTCGAGAGCCTCGAGAACGTCATCGTCATCGGCGCCTCGAACCGCGAGGACATGATCGACCCGGCCATCCTGCGGCCCGGCCGGCTGGACGTGAAGATCAAGATCGAGCGGCCCGACGCCGAGGCGGCCCGCGACATCTTCAGCAAGTACCTCACGACCACCCTGCCGCTGCACGCCGACGACCTCGCCGAGCACGGCGGCGACCCGGCGGCCACCACGTCGGCCATGATCCAGCGCTCGGTCGAGAAGATGTACTCCGAGTCCGAGGAGAACCGCTTCCTCGAGGTCACGTACGCCAACGGCGACAAAGAGGTCCTGTACTTCCGCGACTTCAACTCCGGCGCAATGATCCAGAACATCGTCGACCGCGCGAAGAAGATGGCGATCAAGGACCTCCTCGACTCCGGCTCCAAGGGCCTGCGGGTGCAGCACCTGCTCACCGCGTGCTTCGACGAGTTCAAGGAGAACGAGGACCTCCCGAACACCACCAACCCCGACGACTGGGCCCGCATCTCCGGCAAGAAGGGCGAGCGCATCGTCTACATCCGGACGCTCATCTCCGGCAAGCAGGGCAACGAGGCCGGCCGCTCCATCGACACGGTGGCGAACACCGGCCAGTACCTCTGA
- a CDS encoding Gfo/Idh/MocA family protein, whose product MTERTIGWGVVATGNIAHNIADDLRGLEHSRLAAVSSRKLDRAGAFAREFGDAATSAHDDVRALVDDPAVDVVYIATPHAQHAPVVELALDAGKAVLCEKAFTTSLAETTRLAGLARERGVFCMEAMWTRFNPLVVQLRQLVADGAIGDVRAVSADLGFVAPTDRSDRLWDPALGGGVLLDVGIYPVAFAQMLLGRPTALTVTGTLNEQGVDNEAGLLLTWPDGVRAHLDASLVSPIPGAALVMGTTGRIEVPPRFHAATSMRLVHAPGRGVEETQTFEWEKEGRGYVPMLRAVAQAVREGRTECPEMPLTDTVEIADILDQALAGLGVRYPDPAPLG is encoded by the coding sequence ATGACCGAGCGGACCATCGGCTGGGGCGTCGTCGCCACCGGCAACATCGCCCACAACATCGCCGACGACCTGCGCGGGCTCGAGCACAGCCGGCTCGCCGCGGTCAGCTCGCGGAAGCTGGACCGCGCCGGGGCGTTCGCCCGCGAGTTCGGCGACGCCGCCACGTCGGCCCACGACGACGTCCGCGCCCTGGTCGACGACCCCGCCGTCGACGTCGTCTACATCGCCACCCCGCACGCGCAGCACGCCCCCGTCGTCGAACTGGCCCTCGACGCGGGCAAGGCGGTGCTGTGCGAGAAGGCGTTCACCACGTCACTGGCCGAGACGACGCGGCTGGCCGGCCTCGCCCGCGAGCGCGGCGTGTTCTGCATGGAAGCCATGTGGACGCGGTTCAACCCGCTCGTCGTGCAGCTGCGTCAGCTCGTGGCCGACGGCGCCATCGGCGACGTCCGTGCGGTGTCGGCCGACCTCGGCTTCGTCGCGCCGACGGACCGCAGCGACCGGCTGTGGGACCCGGCGCTGGGCGGCGGCGTGCTGCTCGACGTCGGCATCTATCCGGTCGCGTTCGCGCAGATGCTGCTCGGCCGGCCGACGGCGCTCACCGTCACCGGCACGCTCAACGAGCAGGGCGTCGACAACGAGGCCGGGCTCCTCCTCACCTGGCCCGACGGCGTCCGCGCGCACCTCGACGCGTCGCTGGTGTCGCCGATCCCCGGAGCCGCGCTGGTCATGGGCACCACGGGGCGCATCGAGGTGCCACCGCGGTTCCACGCCGCCACCAGCATGCGGCTCGTGCACGCTCCCGGCCGCGGCGTCGAGGAGACGCAGACGTTCGAGTGGGAGAAGGAGGGCCGCGGCTACGTGCCCATGCTGCGCGCCGTCGCCCAGGCGGTCCGCGAGGGCCGCACCGAGTGCCCCGAGATGCCGCTCACGGACACCGTCGAGATCGCCGACATCCTCGACCAGGCGCTGGCCGGGCTCGGCGTCCGGTATCCGGATCCGGCGCCGCTGGGGTGA
- the pafA gene encoding Pup--protein ligase: protein MDRRIFGLENEYGVTCTFRGQRRLSPDEVARYLFRRVVTWGRSSNVFLSNGARLYLDVGSHPEYATPECDSIIDLVTHDKAGERVLEGLLVDAEKRLAEEGIAGDVYLFKNNTDSAGNSYGCHENYLVGRHGEFSRLADVLIPFLVTRQIICGAGKVLQTPRGAVFAVSQRAEHIWEGVSSATTRSRPIINTRDEPHADAERYRRLHVIVGDSNMNECTTLLKVGATDLVLRMIEAGVGLRDMTLENPIRAIREISHDLTGRRKVRLAGGREASALEIQEEYFTKARDFVERRELATPAVQRVLELWERTIKAIDSADLSLVEGEIDWVTKYRLIERYRAKHNMTLTHPRVAQLDLAYHDIHRGRGLYYLLEKRGQVRRVARDVEIFEAKSVPPQTTRAKLRGEFIKRAQERRRDFTVDWVHLKLNDQAQRTVLCKDPFRSVDERVARLIEGM from the coding sequence ATGGATCGCCGCATCTTCGGACTCGAGAACGAGTACGGCGTCACCTGCACGTTCCGCGGGCAGCGGCGACTCTCGCCCGACGAGGTCGCCCGTTACCTGTTCCGGCGGGTCGTCACCTGGGGCCGCAGCAGCAACGTCTTCCTGTCCAACGGGGCGCGGCTCTACCTCGACGTCGGCAGCCACCCCGAGTACGCCACGCCCGAGTGCGACAGCATCATCGACCTCGTCACCCACGACAAGGCCGGCGAGCGCGTCCTCGAGGGCCTGCTGGTCGACGCCGAGAAGCGGCTGGCCGAAGAGGGCATCGCCGGCGACGTCTACCTGTTCAAGAACAACACCGACTCCGCCGGCAACTCCTACGGCTGCCACGAGAACTACCTGGTGGGGCGGCACGGCGAGTTCTCCCGGCTGGCCGACGTCCTCATTCCGTTCCTGGTCACCCGGCAGATCATCTGCGGCGCCGGCAAGGTGCTGCAGACCCCGCGGGGCGCGGTGTTCGCCGTCAGCCAGCGCGCCGAGCACATCTGGGAGGGCGTCTCCAGCGCCACCACGCGCAGCCGTCCCATCATCAACACCCGCGACGAGCCGCACGCCGACGCCGAGCGCTACCGCCGGCTGCACGTCATCGTCGGTGACTCCAACATGAACGAGTGCACCACGCTGCTCAAGGTCGGCGCCACGGACCTCGTGCTGCGCATGATCGAGGCCGGCGTCGGGCTGCGCGACATGACGCTCGAGAACCCCATCAGGGCCATCCGCGAGATCAGCCACGACCTCACGGGCCGCCGCAAGGTCCGGCTGGCCGGGGGCCGTGAGGCGTCGGCGCTGGAGATCCAGGAGGAGTACTTCACCAAGGCCCGCGACTTCGTCGAGCGCCGCGAGCTGGCCACCCCGGCCGTGCAGCGGGTGCTCGAGCTGTGGGAGCGGACCATCAAGGCCATCGACTCCGCCGACCTCTCGCTGGTCGAGGGCGAGATCGACTGGGTCACCAAGTACCGGCTCATCGAGCGGTACCGCGCGAAGCACAACATGACGCTGACGCACCCGCGGGTGGCGCAGCTCGACCTCGCCTACCACGACATCCACCGCGGCCGCGGCCTGTACTACCTGCTCGAGAAGCGCGGGCAGGTGCGGCGGGTCGCGCGCGACGTCGAGATCTTCGAGGCCAAGTCCGTGCCGCCGCAGACCACGCGGGCGAAGCTGCGCGGCGAGTTCATCAAGCGGGCCCAGGAGCGCCGCCGCGACTTCACCGTCGACTGGGTGCACCTGAAGCTCAACGACCAGGCGCAGCGGACGGTGCTGTGCAAGGACCCGTTCCGCTCGGTGGACGAGAGGGTGGCTCGCCTGATCGAGGGCATGTGA